One genomic window of Methanobacterium sp. includes the following:
- a CDS encoding rhodanese-like domain-containing protein: MSILKRSKEKGFKDIETKDAFTILEKKRNDPDYVALDVRTPQEYEEGHIENAEFLNVKSKDFEDELKKLDKNKHYFVYCKSGRRGKKAAELMKKQGFKNLYNIIGGFDKWKSKRLPFEK; the protein is encoded by the coding sequence ATGTCCATACTGAAAAGGAGTAAAGAAAAAGGATTTAAAGATATAGAGACTAAAGATGCATTCACCATACTTGAAAAAAAGAGGAATGACCCTGATTATGTAGCTCTGGATGTACGTACCCCTCAAGAATATGAGGAAGGACACATAGAAAATGCTGAATTTTTAAATGTTAAATCTAAAGATTTTGAAGATGAACTGAAAAAATTAGATAAAAACAAACATTATTTTGTGTATTGTAAAAGTGGAAGAAGGGGTAAAAAAGCAGCGGAGTTAATGAAAAAACAGGGATTTAAAAATTTATACAATATTATTGGCGGATTTGATAAATGGAAATCAAAAAGA